CCCTTCCTTCCACCACCAACCTCACCCTCGGCACCCCCACCACCGCAGGCACCCTCGATGTCCGTGCCGACCAATCCCTCGCCAGCCTCACCTTCCAAAGCCGCTCCAACGCCACCACCAACCTCGTCAACATCGCCGCCGACACCACCCTCACCGTCAACGGCGCCCTCACCAACGGCATCCTCGACGGCACCAGCGCCAGCAACACCACGAACACCACCGTCAGCGGCGCCGGACACCTCATCGTCAACACCCCCACCGCCAACCTCACCGTATCCAGCGGCAACGATACCGGCACCAGCACCCAATTGCTCAATCTCGCCAACCTCGAACAATTCACCAGCACCACCAACAACATCTACGTGGGTCGCGCCACCACCAACACCTCCGCCTTTGCCTCCACCGGCCGCCCCCAGTCTACCCTCGTCCTTGCACGCAACAACGAACTCACCGCCAACAACCTCCTCCTCGGCATCAACACCCAGGTCACCTCCAGCAGCTTTCTCGACCTCGGCACCACCAACACCCTCAACATCAACACCATCGTCGCCGGTGGTGGACGCTCCATCGGCACCATGCGTTTCACCGCAGGCACCATCAACCCCACCCTCACCCTTCGCGGCCAAACCGGTGGCACCTCCCGCACCAACATCTTCGTCGCCGACTCACGCAACGCCTCAAGCCTCTCCACCACCGGCGGCTCCAGCACCTCCGAAGGCCACCTCAACTTCACCGGCGGCACCGTCGATCTCCTCATTGACAACCTCAACCTCGCCCTCGGCGGCACCGACAACGGCGGCTTCAACGGCGGGGCCTACGGCAAAGCCATCGGCACTTTCACCTTCGGCGGCACCGACAGCAGCGTCGACATCAATCACCTCAACCTCGGCATCGCCGTTTCCACCAACCTCGTCGCCGCCAACAGCCCCGACCCCGTCACCACCACCGAAGCCACCTTCACCATGAATGGCGGCTTTCTCGTCGTCAACAACAGCATGACCCTCGGCATCAGCCAGGACCCCGACTCCGGCAACCAGCAAGCCATCACCTCCACCTTCAACCTCAATGCCGGCGTCGCCTCCATCAACTCCGACATCATCCTCGGCTCCCACCAAAGCAGCGGCACCGGTCCCATCACCGCCACCCTCAACCTCAACGGTGGCCAACTCTCAATCAACGGCGACATCGTCCGTGGCGACACCAACACCATCGGCACCGTCAACCTCAACGGCACCCACCTCAACCTCAACAACCACGCCATCGGCGACGCCATCAACCCTGTCACCCTCAACCTCCAAAGCGGCCTCCTCTCCAACCTCAGCGAACTCAATGGCGGAGCAGACCTCGTCAAAACCGGCCCGGGCACCCTCATCCTCAGTGGCACCAACACCCACACCGGCAATACCGTCATCGAAAATGGACGCCTCCTCGTCGACACCACCACCGCCCTGCAAAACACCGCCGGCATCGACGTCCGCAGCGGCGGCACCTTCGACTTCAACGACCGCCTCGGCGGCACCCTCACCCTCTCCGCCCTCACCCTTGCCGACGGCTCCGCCATCGGTGCCCAACTCGGCAGCGCCACCGGCTCCATCCAAACCGCAGCCGTCGTGCAAACCGCCACCAACGCCCAGATCGCCGTCAACATCCACCACAACGGACCCACCCCACCCCCCGCCAGCTCCGTCATCCTCGACGCTGCCGGCGGCCTCACCGCCAATGGTGCCACTTACTCCCTCGGCATTGTCTACAACAACACCGACTTCACCGTCGCCATCGTCGCCTCCCCCACCCAGATCACCGCCAACACCACCGCCGCAGGCCCCCTCACCGCCGCCTACTGGAAAGGTGGATTCACCCCCGCCAACAACGTCTGGTCAGCCTCCAACGGCTCCACCCTCAGCAACTGGTCCGCCACCATCGACGGGGCCACCGACACCGGCCTCGTCCCCGGAGCGATGACCGACGTCTACTTCTCCGCCACCACCTCCACCCTTCCCGCCACCACCGTCCTCGGTGCCGACATGACCTTCAAAACTCTCAACATCAGCACCGCCACTCCCCTCACCCTCGACGACGCTGAAAACTCCCTCACCCTCACCGGCGACCCCGCCATCACCGTCGCCAACACCTCCGGTGCCGTCACCCTCAACACCAACCTCTTCCTCACCTCTGCCGTCCCCACCCTCCACGTCGATAACACTGCAGGACTCACCCTCACCGGCCTCTTCTTCGCCGACAGCGCCACCACCATCACCAAAACCGGCACCGGCACCCTCTTCCTCACCCCTACTTTCACCGACCACAGCGCCAAATTTAACATTACCGGCGGCACCCTCGCCATCAACTCCGCCACTGCCCTTGGAGTTGCACCCGTCGCCTTCACCGCCGACCAGCTGCGCCTCGACAACGGCACCCTCCGCGCCCTCGCCTCCTTCCGTATCGACGACCCCACCCGCGGCATCACCCTCGGCTCCCAAGGCGGCACCTTCCAGGTCGACGCCGGCTCCACCCTCGGGATCGACACCACCATCACCAGCACCGGCACCCTCATCAAAACCGGCCTCGGCACCCTGGAAATCACCGAAACCGTCACCAGCACCGGCGGCACCACCCTCCGCGCAGGCACCCTTTCCCTCATCGGCGCGAACAACACCCTCCCCAGCAACCGCGCCATCACCTTTGATGCGGCCACCGCCACCCTCAATCTCAACAACACCAGTCAAACCGTTTCTTCCCTCACCTTCAACACCCACACCGGTATCGGAGCCATGAATCTCGCGATCACCGGCAACGGCGGAACCCTTATCAACAACAACAACAGCACCGCGACCCAATTCTTCACTGCCGATCAAGCCAAACCGCTCAACGTCGACATGAACGGCCTTTCCACTTACACCCACAACGGCTCCAGCCAGATCTTCAGCATCGGCCTCAATGCCGGCCCGGCAGCCCATTTCGCCAACGGCACCACTGCTGTCAGCACCGTCCGCCTCGCCCAGACCAACACCATCACCGCCTCCTCCATCCGTTTGGGGGACAACGTCGGCAGTTCTGGCGGCGGCCTCTCCACCCTCCTGCTCGGCCAGACGAACACCCTCAACGCCAACTCCTTCATGATCTCCAACTCACGCTCCAGCGGCGTCATCCGTTTTGCCGACAACCTCATCGACCCCACCGTCACCATCCGCGCCACCAACGGCACCAGCGCCGTTAGCAGTTGGACCATGGGCACGCTCAACAACTTTGAAAACTCCACCTGGACCTCCACCGCCAACTTCACTGGCGGCACCCTCAATGCGCTCATCACCACCCTTGCCCTCGGAAGCGTCAATGACCGGCAAGGAACCCTCAATGCCACCTTCACCATGGACCGGGGTCTCATGACCGTGACCAGCCTCAACATGGGATTCACCTCCGGCACTGACACCCGGAACCCCGGCATTCGCGCCGTCAATTCGGTCTTCAACCTCATCGGCGACGGCACACTAAACATCGCCACCCTCACCATGGCGCGCAACACTGCAAACGTCGCCAACGCCAGCTCAAACCCTGACGCCACCGCCACCTTCAATGTCTCCGCCGGCACCGCCAACATTGGCAGCGGCGGCATCCTGATCGGCCGCGCCGACACCACCGGCTACGACTCCATTGCCACGCTCAACCTCACCGGAGGCACCGTCAACGTCAGCGGCAACATCGTCAAAGAAAACACCGGCGTTGGCAACGTCAACTCGACCATCCGCCTGCAAGGTGCCACCCTCAACCTCAATGGCAACAACATCGGCGACGCCAGCCGCCCCATCGACAACCTTATTTTCATCAACGGCACCCTGCAAAACATCGCCCAGATCAACGGCGGCGGGGCGATCAGCAAAACCGGTGGCACCGACGACACCCTCATCCTCGCAGGCACCAACACCTTCACCGGAGCCACCAACGTCAACGGTGGTCGTTACCTCGTTCACGGCACCCACAGCGGAGGCGGAAGCTACACCATCGCCTCTGGAGCCACTCTTGGCGGTGATGGCTCCGTCAGCCTGGCCACCGGTCAATCCATCCAGTTCCTCGCCAACGCCACCCTCATTGCGGGCGATGGCAGCGGCCCCGCCAGTCACCTCAGTCTCACCACCAGCCTCAGCGGCTCGAGTTTATTTGACGATGCCAGCCTCGTGCAACTGCGAATCCTTGCCGATCCCGGCAGCGGCGGGACCGACCACAGCCTCGACCTCACCACCGCCGACACCCTCAACTTCAACGGCAACGTCAATCTCAACCTGGCCGACCTTCAGGTCCTTGATCCCCTCGGCCTCGCGCTTGGTTTCGTCGAAGGAGACACCTGGCGACTCTTCGACTGGGATGATGTCGCCACTGCAGGTTTCGGCACCGCAAATAACGTCTTTGGCGACTTCTTCCTGCCCACCCTCAACTCCGGATTCATCTGGGACACCAGCCAGCTCTACACCGATGGAACCATCACCGTTGCCGTCCCCGAACCCGGTCGCGCCTTGCTGTTGTTCATTGGCCTGACACTTCCGCTCCTCATCCGCCGCCGCCATCGTGCGCAAGACTGAGCCGGTCAAAAACTCGAAGGCGACATCCCTTTTAATTTGGGATGCGTCACTTCCACCAGCCGCCAGTCTCCCGGCTTCCAGCCCTCCTTTTGCCAGGTGAAGGTCCACGGCTCCTGCAAGTTGTTCACTTTGCTCATCACCATCTGGCTCAGTCCCGCCCCATTGCCCTCGATTCGTGCATCTCCCGTCACCGTGGCCGACAACCCATTTTCATCCTCAGTCACCACCACCTCCGTCGTTGTCCACTGCAAATCCAGCACCAAAAACCCCCGCAACAACTCTCTGGCAATCTCAATCGCATCCTCCGCATTGTTGCCCCACTCATCTTCATACTCGTTCGAAAGCATTCCTCCCACCTCGGCCCAATAACGCCCTCCCGCCAGATCAAAAAGTTCGTCATGACTCCGCCTCACCTGAGTCTCCGCCGACTGAAAAAACGGCATCGCCAGCCACCCGGCGATGGCCAGCACCAACACCGGCAATAATCTCAAAATGATGCGCATACAGCCTCTTCTCTACCTGACCTGACGCCCCATTGTCAAACCTCAACCTCAATGCGACCCTCTTCACGGCACCTCACGGACCAGCGCTCCACCTGAAGGCACATACCGCCGTGGTTGACTCCCCTTCA
The genomic region above belongs to Phragmitibacter flavus and contains:
- a CDS encoding beta strand repeat-containing protein, producing MFANTPAARSSIRQLAALLMAGVLSLSSTSFSAEFFWDANTGAAGNQNGSGLWNNDPASLNWTPSVAGTNGAWINASDSIANLSASAGYTNPAIGGTITLGENIFLNQLIFGSQAGAYQITPASGTQQLQFDGIAPAIHSDSTQPLTISTGITSTGPLKKTGSGRIILNSPTSLADLNIQNGAVQLNTSGTLPSTTNLTLGTPTTAGTLDVRADQSLASLTFQSRSNATTNLVNIAADTTLTVNGALTNGILDGTSASNTTNTTVSGAGHLIVNTPTANLTVSSGNDTGTSTQLLNLANLEQFTSTTNNIYVGRATTNTSAFASTGRPQSTLVLARNNELTANNLLLGINTQVTSSSFLDLGTTNTLNINTIVAGGGRSIGTMRFTAGTINPTLTLRGQTGGTSRTNIFVADSRNASSLSTTGGSSTSEGHLNFTGGTVDLLIDNLNLALGGTDNGGFNGGAYGKAIGTFTFGGTDSSVDINHLNLGIAVSTNLVAANSPDPVTTTEATFTMNGGFLVVNNSMTLGISQDPDSGNQQAITSTFNLNAGVASINSDIILGSHQSSGTGPITATLNLNGGQLSINGDIVRGDTNTIGTVNLNGTHLNLNNHAIGDAINPVTLNLQSGLLSNLSELNGGADLVKTGPGTLILSGTNTHTGNTVIENGRLLVDTTTALQNTAGIDVRSGGTFDFNDRLGGTLTLSALTLADGSAIGAQLGSATGSIQTAAVVQTATNAQIAVNIHHNGPTPPPASSVILDAAGGLTANGATYSLGIVYNNTDFTVAIVASPTQITANTTAAGPLTAAYWKGGFTPANNVWSASNGSTLSNWSATIDGATDTGLVPGAMTDVYFSATTSTLPATTVLGADMTFKTLNISTATPLTLDDAENSLTLTGDPAITVANTSGAVTLNTNLFLTSAVPTLHVDNTAGLTLTGLFFADSATTITKTGTGTLFLTPTFTDHSAKFNITGGTLAINSATALGVAPVAFTADQLRLDNGTLRALASFRIDDPTRGITLGSQGGTFQVDAGSTLGIDTTITSTGTLIKTGLGTLEITETVTSTGGTTLRAGTLSLIGANNTLPSNRAITFDAATATLNLNNTSQTVSSLTFNTHTGIGAMNLAITGNGGTLINNNNSTATQFFTADQAKPLNVDMNGLSTYTHNGSSQIFSIGLNAGPAAHFANGTTAVSTVRLAQTNTITASSIRLGDNVGSSGGGLSTLLLGQTNTLNANSFMISNSRSSGVIRFADNLIDPTVTIRATNGTSAVSSWTMGTLNNFENSTWTSTANFTGGTLNALITTLALGSVNDRQGTLNATFTMDRGLMTVTSLNMGFTSGTDTRNPGIRAVNSVFNLIGDGTLNIATLTMARNTANVANASSNPDATATFNVSAGTANIGSGGILIGRADTTGYDSIATLNLTGGTVNVSGNIVKENTGVGNVNSTIRLQGATLNLNGNNIGDASRPIDNLIFINGTLQNIAQINGGGAISKTGGTDDTLILAGTNTFTGATNVNGGRYLVHGTHSGGGSYTIASGATLGGDGSVSLATGQSIQFLANATLIAGDGSGPASHLSLTTSLSGSSLFDDASLVQLRILADPGSGGTDHSLDLTTADTLNFNGNVNLNLADLQVLDPLGLALGFVEGDTWRLFDWDDVATAGFGTANNVFGDFFLPTLNSGFIWDTSQLYTDGTITVAVPEPGRALLLFIGLTLPLLIRRRHRAQD